gccttgcgcttgctaggcaagtgctctaccactgagctaaatccccaacccctttttgctttgtttttctttttttaaagccctagctatcctggaactgactctgtagaccaggctgagctcTAACTCAAGATCGTGTGCCTACCTCCAGAGCTGTGTAATTAAAGATGAGTGTGCCCTGCTTTACTTCTCTTGATCTCTAGGAATTATATTGCTGTGCTGCATGGTGACTTTATGTTTAATCTTTTGAAGAACAATAGACTACTTTCCAATGTGACCACACCATTTTACAGCCCCAGCAACTCTACTGATAGGCTACATATCTAGCCTCATTTggctgttttgagactgggtttcagtGTGGGCCTGTCTGGCCTCAGACTATTgagtctctttctgcctctgcctcatgggtGTTAGGATTATAGAAAATGTTATCAATCCCCAGCAATAAGTTTTGGTGagatctgtctttatatgtttatCTATTTTGATTTTAGTGTCATTTGCTCCATCAAAATTATGAGGATTCACTTTTAAGAGTTTATAATGACATTAATGTCTGACCCATTTGGTGTTAGCTTTCCTGTATAGTGTGTGGTAGAGTTCCGTATTCTCCCTTTTGCATGGTGTTTCTCCCTTGGTCCAGCTCATCCATCTGCTAAAGACTTCTTTCCCTAGGCTTTTGAGCCCTTTGTCAGCAAGTGATTGACTCTGAATGTTTCAGTTGAATTCTGACTGTCATTCTCATGCTGGTCTGTATTTTGTCTTTAGACAGTACCACAACCCTGTGTTTACTGCAGCCTTGCACTAAGTTTTTAAGGGGAGAGTGGCAGACATACAGGACACAAGCTCTTTAACTTGTTCTTCTTTCCACGATTATTTTGGCTATTTTGAATTCTTTGACTTTCTGTATGAGTTTCAGTATCAACTTGGCATCATCTGTAAAGAAGATAGATTTTAATAGGGATTTTGTTGAATCTGTTGACCAGTTTAAGAAGTAGtgtcaacttttatttttaattatttaaaaattttttttttggatatatatatgtatgagtacCCAGTATGTGCCTGGTGAgtgtgaggtcagaagaggctttTGATCTGGAAACACAGTTATGAGCCTTCATTTGGGGgttgggaatagaacctgggtcttctacaagagcaagtTCTTCtggctgctgaaccatctctataGACCTGAGCATTACCAGCTTAACACTGTTAAGTTTTTGTTTCAGGAAGATAgacttctttccatttctttaggtgatagTTATCTTTAAACTGCAAAAGATTTTAGTACACCAGCATTGTATTTCTTTTGTTAAGTTTATGCCTATTTAGTTCTctttaattctatttaaaaaaaaatgaaagtctttttctccatcttcctcttgcTGTTTTTGAGTCCAGATTTCGTTGTGAAGCCCAGGTCTGTCTTGGTGGCTCAGGTGTTGAGATGCTGGCCCATGCCACCATGATTAGCTTGGGCTTTCTATATTTCATTCTGTTTATTTAGGtatgtagtttttaaaataattgcttttatgtgtatgggtgtttgcctgaatttatatctgtgcaccatgtgcatgccagGTACCCATGGAGACTAGAAGAGGCATCAGATTTCCTAGGACTGAAATTAGATACTTAAAGAAACTTAGGAGCtgacatgtgggttctgggaattgaaagggtcctatggaagagcagtcagtgcacatAAACCgagccatttttccagctccCCTAGGTAtgtaattttgtatttttgtgttAGAGAAtatgtaatttttgttttgttctgtttttgagtcaagatctcactatgtagccctggctggcctgtaacTTGTGATGTAGAACAGGCTCTCCTTGGGCTCTCAGAAATCTATCTGCCTCTGTTtctaagtgctggtattaaaggtgtgtgttaccgTGCACAGCAAAGTACTTGGTTTTTAATAATAGAAAAGGCATTCATGTATAACTTAACTTGCTGAGAAATAGGCACTGGATAAATAACAATAGATTGTGTTTTATTAGCAGCATTTAATCACTGGTTATCTCTTCCTTATTcttgtccttggattttgttcaCAGTTACTATTGTAGTCCTTCTGCTGGTCAAGAAACTTGAagtcttttatttactttctagGGCAGTCTAGAACTTCAGTAGCTCACTGTGGGCCTCagctgtttttaatttgtttgccGATCAAATGAATTTTCTATACTAGATGTGACTGTGACTATCTGAATAGAACAGTTGCACAATAGGGATGACCTGCTGATAAGAGATGTCTCCCAGAACCTTCTGCTGGTAGATCAGGCAGTGTTGCCTCTCGGGGAATGTACTGGATGCTCTTGAATAGGGAGCTATCTGGTACCAAAGTTGAATTTTAGTACAAGCAGGGACTGTTACCTGCTCATTTAGAGTAATTTGTGGGCTCTTTTTAGTGGATGTTCCCATCGTTCTGTAATAAAAGACTCGCTATAAAGTCATTTTATCTAGAAAAGTAACATTGAAGTTACTGGACTGTGTTGCCTTTGTTTCAGCAGTGAAATGTCTTTCTTCCACCACAGTTTTGGAAACATGATGagcaaggagaagagagaggctgCTAGCAAGGAAGACCTTGCCAGAGCAACTTTGATCACCATCACCAACAACATTGGCTCCATAGCAAGAATGTGTGCTCTTAATGAAGTAAGGGCACATGAGATTGTTCTGTTAACTCTAAGGAAAATGCTGACTTTCCTAAATGGGTTCTACCCCAACCTTACACAGTGTCTGTCTTCTTAAAGTGTGCCCAGATGTAGTTATATGGGGTAGACTTGAAATGTGAACTTCACACTCTTCAGATTCCTCTTCACTGATTGTCCCCCATCTCCCACAATACTCTTGTCTCCGCCTGAAGATGAGCACAGCTGCAGGAGGTGAATGGTTTCTTTGAGGAGAATCTAGAGGGGCCAGGAAGAAGGCCAGGTTTGAGCTGGGGATGGGCTGAATGACGGATCACAATGGTGACTAGATGCTGTGTTTACTGGGTGCTGTTGAGGTGTGGGAAGGAAGCCACAGGAAGCCACTGGAGCTGGGAGAAGACTGAGCGGTCAGAGGAAGGCCCACCTTGGTTCTTCTCCACCTCAGCAGAGCTGTCTTCGTGCTTTCAGCTTCTTTACAGTGCTGCCTTGTAGCATTCAGGTCAAGCAGCATTGTACAGGGCTATGAAAGAACCAAGAATGGGCTGCCCTTAAGGAAAGAGGATCTAGGATCCAGTTGGTGCAGCTTTATGGCTTGTCCCTATTTATACACTTTGGTTTATAATTATTCTTTTAATAATATAGACATGTGCTTTAAAAGGAGACCTTAAGACCCAAAAGGATTTGTCTAAATTTTAATTTAGAAGTTACTATATAccagatttttaaaattccatcttCATTTGAATAACATCACTCTTATATGTTCTCTTTCCTGTGCTTAGGTATCTAAAATTTTAGTTGTTGTGCATACATTTTATGCTTTTAACTGAAATACATATTGTGgctatgctttgtgtgtgtgcatgctcgtgCAGGTGTGAAGGTTAGAGGACAGCCTAGGGTGTTCCTTGGGCTCTGTCtaccttgtttattttgttttgtttattttggttttggatttttgagacaggttgtgtagccctggctactctGAAACCTCTTTTGTAtaacaggctggcttcaaactcagagattcaccagcttctgtctcccaagtgctaggattaaaggtgtgcactaccactgcccagctttttTTAAAACTGGCTAAGGAGAcgatgctggcctcaaactcctagagattttgctgtctctgcttccctagtgctgggattaaaggtgtgtgccacaatgcCTGGCTCACCTTATTTTTTGACACAAAGTCTTTTCACTGGTTGAAACTTGTTGGGTGACTGTCCAGTGAAGCCCTAGGATCTGCCTACCTggctccctagtgctgggattataaacccactaccactgctgctgcttttcttgGTGGATTCAGGGGAATTCAACTCAGTGCCTCatgtttgcatggcaagcacttacTGACTAAGCTGTCCCACTAGGTTATGACTGTATGTTTGATCAGATTTTTATTTCATCGTAATTATTCAAATAGAGCTGGGCATTTGGTTTCTTGGAAGTAGGGACTGTGTATTTAGAAGTATGAATCTGTTCTTTGGCTGTTTTACTCTTGATATGGGTCTTCTTTTGTGAGAGCAAACCTTGTGACCCTCCGTCATGGTCATGCTTAATGAATCCTAGTAGATTGCTGAGGGGCTTCGAACGGCGTGTGCCCATTTAGAGCAGCATCTTTAGCACTGATGGCTGGACAGCTTTCCTGGTGATGTGGGTGGATTTCAGTCAGTCTCTGTTAAACAGCTGTAAGAGTTTGCTTTCTTGGTTTCACAAGTGAAGCTGGATTGTTTTTAACTGTCGCATACCTTGCATAATTTGCTTTTTTGTGTCATGTCCTGTTTTGGGTTAGTTATTTTTCTCCTCGCTGTGACCAAATCCCTGACAAAAGTAGCTTAGGAgcaggatttattttggctcacggatGAGGGCATagtccatcatggtagggaaggcACAGTGGTAAAGTGACTTGTGGCAGAGTGTGAGGCTGATTATATCTGAATGTGCTAGGGAACAGATAAATGCTGGCTCTCAGCTGGCGCTGGCgtgtctcttttttccttttttttcagtgCAGGATGGTGTTCCCACTTTGAAGGCAAGTCTTCTTAGTTACTCCTCGGGGATGCCCTCATAGACACGACACAGCCAAGGCCTGCACACGTGTGCTCTGATGCTTCCGACTCCAGTTACGCTGACTGACAGGCAGTATTGCCCCTCAAGCTCATCCCTTGTCAACATGACACTCAAATACCTTACTTTAAATCTAACCTTCCACTTCTTACACCTAATGTCTCATTTTTGTCATTATGCAGAATACATGTTCTCTGAGTGGCCGCAGAGTCTGTCTTTCACATCACATATGGTCCTCAGCAACTACTTTTTGTCTTTCACTGAGCCTTCTTTTACCCCAAATCTCCCACCTACTTTCAtgcttttgtttgtgttgttgttttgtggccACTGCATTTAGTTGGAGTTGCTTGCATAGTTAGGACATTATTTATTTGAGTAAGGCAGCGTGGTTCTGAAGCTGGACATAGAgaaccacacctttaatcttaacTAGCATTCAGgtggcagaggtaggcagatctctgaattccaggttAGCTTGGCCTACAGTGTTTCAGGCTAGctggggctacatagtaagaacttgtcttaagaaaacaaagcaaaacaaagtttGTTCTGAGACTTCCATAGTCGAATAATGGTGGGGTTCTATAAAAATCAAAACCCAAAGTACAACTTCTAGTATAGTAAGGCAGAATAAACATTTCTAGTCCATAAAGAGAAACAGGAGCATAGCGAGGAAATTACAGACTGTGGGCTCATGATTTCAGGTTCCAGCAGGCTTTCATAGTTCTCTTTCAGCTATTGTTGGTGGCAATTGTAGTTTCTCTCTTGAGCTGACTTCACATGGAGTCTATAGTTTTACTTGTCAAATAACTTGTTCCTGGCATCTCCAGTCTTTTCAAGTCTACATTGCCACGTAGACTTTCCATTCAACCCTGTCCCACATTGCTTGGCTCCGTTAGCAGTCTAGAGCCTTGGTGATTCCATAGCTTTTGcatcctttaaaatattatttacttactGATTTAGTGGGTAtgtgctgtgttttataaaatgataaaaaaaaaagaagaagggggtATGTTTGATGGAGTTGCAGTGTGGGAAGgaggtgcctctgtgggcccaagGTGTGAGGTATTCCTTCCCTCTGAGGGACCAGCCTCAgacagtatagaatagagtttacttagggaatggggaggggagttgagggagtagtagagacagagaaaggcagagagagagagagagaagagagtagaggagaagaggccagccatgagcatgtggaaagatgcgggaggggaatgaggagagacggggaaagggggaagggaacaggagtaagaggagaggaagagagcaagagagggcttggcgggggggagggggggtgtgtGGGTCAAGCAggcccttttatagtgagtcaggcatacctgactATTGCCAGGTACCTGTAGGGTGGAGCCTAGATGAGATGTcaacagtgtgtgtttgtgtttgtatgccAGAGGTTGTGTAAGTCAGGACAACTTTTGAGAATTGGTTCCATCCTCTTACCATGTGGAATCAAACTTGGCTTATCAGGCCTCATCTTTACTACCGAGCCAGCCATCTTACCACCAACTCTGAGATTGCGATACCTGCAAAATAATACCATGCTGCTTCCTGCCTTCAGCTCCACACGTAGCTGTGCTTCATTTATAACCGTGACAGAGGCCTTAGGTGTCTGAACCTAGGAAAGCAGTCAGAACTTTTGGAGCAAGGTGTCACTAATGTGTTCAGGTagtgtttttgcttgttttgttttaggttttttgtttgttttttatgagaGTTTCTCAGGTAAGATTCCATTGTTATGCCCTGGAGCTTTTGATGGTGTGGTCTTAACCTCAgagtgtctttctttctgttgtcttGATGTATTGTCCCTGGTTTCTCTGTAGTGGCACTAATCTCTTTAATAGAGTCACACTAACAGGATTCAGTTCATGCTCCTTTCAAATTGCCTGTTTTTCACGTTTCTTGGATGGTGCTTCATGTTCCAGCCCTCCGTGTATCCTTCCAGCAGCCCAGAATGCCTGTTGGACCACAGTCAGTGTTATCACAATGATGGCCTCACTTTTTGGTACCAGTTTCTTTTAAAGTGTAATTATTATTATGGGGTGGGAATATACATGTGTCATATCATGCTTTCATatgtcagagggcaacttgtgaaGTTGGTTCTGGCTTAcaacctttatgtgggttctgggcctTAAGGGTTTGAGGTAAGCATTTTTTAACCTGTTTCTCCATTTCACTGGCCCATTGGTACCAATTTTCTGgttgcttttctatttttttctctagagATATCCTTCCTTTTCTCACTCCCTCATTCcgttctcttctcttttctctgtgcctctgtttctctttcatacATGTGAATGTGCAGCTGCATACCCGTGCTTGTGTATGGCTGGAAGCAGGGTGCTTTACCTTTCTGCATCCCGCATTGACATAGGCTCCAAGCTCTCAGATCTACCTGTCTTGGACCCCCAATGCTGGGTTTACAGGCAAGTGCAGCCTGTCTAGCTTCTTATGTAGGTGCTGAATTTGACTCAGGTCCTTCATGCTTGCAGAACAAGTACCATTACTTACTGAGgtatctgtctcagtctctccgTATTCCTGTTCTTGTTGGCAAATTTCTGTCAAGGGCAATTTAGGGGACGAAGTATTTATTTAAACTAGTGGTGGGGAAGGTGTGGCCATAGGAATTGCTTGTGCTGTGGCAGTGTGAATGTGAGACTCCTGATCGCAAATGGATGGGCCAGGAATGAGAGAGAACGTGTGAATGTTggtgctcagctggctttctgttttcctcagagTGCCCCCACCCACCGATTTAAAACCCTGTAAGTACCTTCACAGATAAACCTTAAGTTGAtcctcactcactcactaatGACCTAGGGTATCTTAATCTAATAGGATGGCAAAATTAATCATCAGGAattgtactatttttttttttagcttactTACTGTTAAATTTTCCTTAGTAATGTTGCTGTTTATCATATTTAatacaagctttttttttttataatcattCTGTGTATACTTTGGGGCAAGCTTGCAGTGGGTCCAGTATTGTCTAAATATCAAATCTCATTAGACCTGGACTCACTAATTGAGCCAACTGGATTGAATTTGATCCATCAGTCAAATTGCTGCTGAAAAATTGCATGATGGTGCTGGGTTTAGCTTTATGAGGAAACAGAATTCAGGGTGTGAACTCACTGTTGCTTTTCTATGCTCAGAACATTAACCAGGTTGTATTTGTCGGCAATTTCCTGAGAGTCAACACAATCGCCATGCGGCTTCTGGCGTATGCTCTGGATTACTGGTCCAAGGGGCAGCTCAAAGCACTGTTTTCAGAGCACGAGGTAAGTGACTTGTTTCTGACACTGTCCTGCAGACAGGAGGGTACAGAAGGAAAGGACTGGCCTGGGCTGCAGTGGCCGGCCTGTTCTGACTATTAACTATGAAGACTTCGTTCCCAGTGTACTGAGGGGAGTGTTGGGCTAGTTTACACAgttttgtggttgtttgaatCAGGGCCTTGCTCTATAGCCATAGTtgtactggaacttgctctatagatcaAGCTGGTTTTAACTTTACAGCCTCCCTCATCTCTGCTCTCCCGGCTGGGTTGAACCGTTTTCTAGGTAACTGTGGGAAATAGTATAGTTTCTTAGGATAGcgtcctctccttcctctccatctACACAGATGAAACATCTCTGGGCAGCAACTTGAGGTTTTGGGATTAGATGTGGTGCACCAGTTAGTCCATGCAGATACATTAAAATATTCCAAACCAGAACCACTTCTGGTCCCAAGCATTTTGGATAAAGGGAATTCGGCCTGCAGTCAAAACGTCATGGATTCTGTTTCGTTCCTCTTGGTGCTTGctcatttttccctttttcttagcCTGGCCATTTGTTCTTGGCTCCTTTGCTTATAGTCAGGCCTCTCACTTGCATGCTGATGTCTGCCCTTGCCAGTCGTTATTTGGGTCCTGAGGTACTTGTCTGCCCTCTCAAGGCAAGGCATTGGTTGAGCAGTTTGGAGGTAATAGTCTGCCTGCTTCTCAGCCCTCACCTTTGTTACCTAATCCTTTCCACAGCGGTAAAGACCCCACTGCAGCTTTTTTCTTTACTCAGTAGTAGGTCCTGGGTTTTGGTTTAATGTAACCTGGTGTGTTGTCCATTTTTCTTGTTACTTTATCTTTCATTATAAAGTAAACCTCAGACATTAGAGGCTATATCGCTTAAGGCTGACTCGCCCTTGGGTTGGGTGTGATGGGTTCCTGAGCattgcatgtctgtctgtccctccttGCTTAGGTGTGACTCCTACCATTtgccttgggtttttttttttgtttgtttgtttgtttttcttttgtaactgAGAAGTAGAGGAACTGGGACCTTTTTAGTTATCATATTTAGTGTGTTCTTTGGAATCCACCTCTAGGATGTGAGGATTTTCCTGTCCCAGTTGTTGTTTTGGGAGGTCCTGGGGAATCGAACCCTGGCTCTCTATTCCAGCCTAGTGGtctgccccagcccagcccagcccagccgtTCTTCCTTGCAGTACTTCAATGTCTGATGTCCGACTAGAGACTGGTGTCGTCAGTTCTTCCTATCATTCTTCTGACTCCGTCCTCTTTCTGTTGGTGAGGTTTTTGCCTCATTTAATAGTTTTTAtcctttgttttttggtttggtttctggtTCCAGTTTGAGCCCACTCTTTACTGTTGGAGACAGTAAGgcgtgcatcttttttttttttttctttctttctttttttaaatgagtttcaCTGtagctggctggcctggaactctgtagactaggcagTTGAGCTTACCCCCTCTCTTCCAGTCCATTCAGGCTTCCATCCTCCATGGTTAAACTTAAGTGTCTCTTCTCACCTTCTGTCTTTGGCTGTTGGAAATGTACAGGCCCCTGCCCCAGGACAAGATGACCACTATCTGTCATTGTTAGgactttattgctgtgataaacaccataaccatagtagcttggagaagaaaggtttatttgggtcATATATCCCTCCATGGCCAGTCCGTCaaaggaaggggaggcaggagcTCAAACTGGGTGAGAACCGAGAGGAGGAGCTGATGGAGGCAGTGGGGAAAACTTACTTCTTGCTCTTATGGTTTGCTCAgcttttcttacagaacccagaaccactTACCCAGGGGTGGGACCCCagcagtgggctggaccctcccacatcaatcactaatcaagaaaatgccaaatagattcaCCTATAGGCCAGGCTAATTggcatttctcaattgaggttatCCTCCTCTGtctgactctagtttgtgtcaagttgacaaaaattaaaataaataaataaataaataaataaataaataaaataaaaataaaaaaaaactaagcacAAAATCTTTGCCAGACCTGAGCCTTTCTTCCCTCAGCTGCTGTAATGTCTTCTCTTCTTGTTGGGCATTTCCCTTCCCTGCAAGAGAGTTCCTTAGGGCTTCTCCAGACTGGATAGGCTCTCTGTGCTTGGGAAACAATTGGTCAGGTGTTAAAGGGGCGTGCTAGCTTTATTTAATCAAGTAATCATAATTGTGGGAGCCAGTGACCTTACTGGGTTGGAGGGCTTGCTCACTGGCTGACAGCACATAGTgtccttgcagaagacctgaggtTTGCTTGTCTGTACTCTAGTTGGGTGCTGCACAACTGCCTAACCAACTcaggctccaggggatctgatgcttctgGCTTCTGTGCACCTGTACCCACATGCATACTACCCCTCcccacacatatttaaaaataattaaaaaaaaatcttacttttgGTGTGTCAATTTTCAGGGTTATTTTGGAGCTGTTGGCGCACTCCTTGAGCTGTTGAAGATACCCTGACTTACCCAGAGGACTTCCTGACatctgtggatatatatatattttttaagagaCTCAAGTTTTATGATCGTGTACTATTCAAATCAGAGCAAGAAACAAATGTATTTTTCTAAGACATCAAGATAAATTCTTAAAGTTTTGTCTAACTTAGCATTCAGTAAGGATAtcatcccccccccacacacacacacaattcacacccccacccccacctcatctAGGCAGTGTGGAGATTTGCTGTTTATAAGGTGTTCTTCAGGGTAGCATAAATCCCTGAGGTACTTTGGAATCCCAGCATCACCCACTGGATATGCGTGGAGCTGTGTGGACCCCCACCAGCAGCTGACTGCTTGTGCTGTTGAAGTGTGTGAGAGTCTATCAGTCTCATCAGTATGCCTTTGGAGGTTGCCTTCCTTTTCGGGTTGGGCCATGTTTACCTGTGTTCACACACTTGAATTGAAATTGGTTATTTCAAGCTTCTGCAAACTTGGTGGATTTGTTCTGCATCTGATGTTAAGAGCTGGCCTGCATTGTAGCTGAAGGCAAGGTTGTGCCTGTCCACAGACGCATGGGGCAGGACCGGAAACCTCAGTCTCTGGCTGGAGATGCCTCTGCCATTCATTCAGCTGTGGATTCTGGTACCAGGTTTGGGGCAATGGAAGGTTCTTGTTGGTTTGGACCATGGGAACTCAGGGTCGCATTTGGCTGGCTAGTCTGCTTGATGCTTCCCAGTTCCCACAGGGATGCCGTTACCTTTTATTACAGGCTTTGGCCCACTAGGACTAAGGGTCCTATTAGGCTAGGGTCTGACACAGCACATCACACAGGATGTTGCAGGGATGGTtagtccttccccctccccttctccctgctttGCCTCCTGAGAGCCTCAAAATTGTATCTTTACCTGCCACTTACACCAGAAAGTTTCTCCATCCGTGGCAGGGCTGTGCTCCTCCTGACCATCTCTGTGAACTTATCTCTGGTCTGGAGACTGGCTTGCTAAGCCCCTGAGGTGTTGTGTACACCTTGGCTATTTCACAGTTGTGACCAGTGCTTTGTATGTGTGGTTCTGTCTTCCTCCATTGTTAAAGCTCCCACAGTGTTAAAAGAGCGAGCCTCAGGATCACAGTGGGTGTATGGGACTGTTCTGCACCTACCCCATCACTTTCTTCTTTCAGCCCAGTGTCATTCTGGGGatgggttcttttttttaaagagtatcTCTGGTGGTGAAGGCTAATCTCAAACTTGACAATAACACTGTACAGCCGAGGCTGGCCTTTCAACTGCTGATCCAGTTGCCTTCAcctttggagtgctgggattggatGATAGGTGTGCCCTCCCTACATACAAAGGGTTGTTCAGGGCTTCATTTTATACCTAGGTCTCACCTGCTTTTCCTGCTTCCTTGGCTGCAGTCTCACTCAGACTTCCACTCCAAGCTCAACTGAGTCTCTCCAAGCTGTCCTCATGTTGGTTCCAGCACTATTTGCAGAAAAAtagacattgcacctcacagcCACTTCTGAACTGGGAGCCGCTTCCAGTGGTTGTTGGAACCATCTTGTCTTTTCTCAGCTGTCCAATCCACTTCACTACCCCCACTCAGGAAGGTTTGTGGCTCTGGAGCACAGAGTAGCTTGAGGGTATCTAGTTTGGTTTGAGAATGCCTGGTTTTGAGAAGCCCCAAAGCATGGAGTTATTTGGGTAAGAGACAAAGCAGAAGATGTATTTGTGGGAGGAGTTAGTGGACCCCAGAGCATAAGGAAACAGATGGGAAGTTAAGGAGCATGTTGCAAGGAAAACCACCTGGGGTACAGGGGTCTGGGGGTCCCAGAGCAAAGTGTTAGAAATGGGTTACAAGGTTGCCCAGAGGTAGCTCCAGGGTTATGTGTGCCTTGGTGGAACCATGGGCTGAAGCTGAGTAGCTCAGAGCTGCTCACCGCCTGGAGGTAGGGCAGattcgggggtggggtggggtgggggtgcagaCTGTCAAACGGCAAAGCTGTATACATAAGTCATCCCAAATGCTGTGGTCACAGATGGAATACATGCTGTGGTCACAGATGGAATACATGCTGTGGTCACAGATGGAATACATGCTGTGGTCACAGATGGAATACATGCTGTGGTCACAGATGGAATACATGCTGTGGTCACAGATGGAATACATGCTGTGGTCACAGATGGAATACATGCTGTGGTCACAGATGGAATACATGCTGTGGTCACAGATGGAATACATGCTGTGGTCACAGATGGAATACATGCTGTGGTCACAGATGGAATACATGCTGTGGTCACAGATGGAATACATGCTGTGGTCACAGATGGAATACATGCTGTGGTCACAGATGGAATACATGCTGTGGTCACAGATGGAATACATGCTGTGGTCACAGATGGAATACATGCTGTGGTCACAGATGGAATACATGCTGTGGTCACAGATGGAATACATGCTGTGGTCACAGATGGAATACATGCTGTGGTCACAGATGGAATACATGCTGTGGTCTGGCAGCTTCCTGTCTCAGAGGCGCGGTGCCTTCCCCCACACTGTGGGAGGACATATCAGGCACACTAGTACACAAGTTGACAGGTACATAATACAAAGTATTTCAAAATCTGCTCTTTATTTACACGTTTGGGTCGATTACATGcatgttttacttttaaacaaGTGA
This Rattus norvegicus strain BN/NHsdMcwi chromosome 3, GRCr8, whole genome shotgun sequence DNA region includes the following protein-coding sequences:
- the Pank2 gene encoding pantothenate kinase 2, mitochondrial isoform X10 codes for the protein MASRGDSTKVDKLVRDIYGGDYERFGLPGWAVASSFGNMMSKEKREAASKEDLARATLITITNNIGSIARMCALNENINQVVFVGNFLRVNTIAMRLLAYALDYWSKGQLKALFSEHEGYFGAVGALLELLKIP